One Estrella lausannensis DNA window includes the following coding sequences:
- a CDS encoding glycosyltransferase, translated as MHVLFIPSWYPQKEDPLLGIFFKEQALAMMKLGTEVGVIYPEVRPLKNLSLRLLANNRFQKSEGVEESIQTTRLHGWNLFPRIGKLQMSAWISYAEFALKSYVKRWGKPDILHAHSFLWGGIAAASLSKRWGIPFVVTEHRNHFVDRIALDAEIKACWTYSPMKRAFHAASKVVGVSTPLTSVLQEYLEDASRFLTIPNSVDTDFFKPRDEVEKEGFQLITVAQLEERKNLPMLLRSFHRFLSQEKRARLVILGEGPERERLSGFIKDLNLEGKVSMPGKVSREAVRKHLMESRAFLFSSDSESFGVALIEAMAAGLPVLSTRCGGPEDIVTEETGILVPKRDEEKFYEGLLRLIRGNYDPQSIHKIAKSRFHSAAIASRYLALYREVLAR; from the coding sequence GTGCACGTCCTTTTCATTCCCTCCTGGTACCCCCAGAAAGAAGATCCGCTCCTTGGCATCTTTTTTAAAGAACAGGCTCTTGCCATGATGAAGCTTGGAACGGAAGTGGGAGTGATCTATCCTGAAGTTAGACCTCTTAAAAACTTAAGCTTGAGACTGCTTGCCAATAACCGGTTCCAAAAAAGCGAAGGGGTGGAAGAGAGCATTCAAACAACCCGCCTCCATGGATGGAACCTCTTTCCCCGAATCGGCAAATTACAGATGTCGGCTTGGATATCCTATGCGGAATTTGCCCTCAAGAGTTATGTCAAGAGGTGGGGTAAACCCGACATCCTCCACGCCCATAGTTTTCTCTGGGGAGGGATCGCCGCGGCATCGCTTTCAAAGAGGTGGGGTATTCCGTTTGTTGTCACCGAGCACAGAAATCACTTCGTCGATAGGATTGCGCTCGATGCGGAGATTAAAGCATGCTGGACCTATTCCCCCATGAAGAGGGCATTTCATGCCGCTTCAAAAGTAGTCGGGGTCTCCACGCCCCTGACGTCTGTTCTTCAGGAATATTTGGAAGATGCGTCTCGCTTCTTGACGATTCCGAATTCGGTGGACACCGACTTTTTTAAGCCTCGTGATGAAGTGGAAAAAGAAGGCTTTCAGCTCATCACAGTCGCCCAGTTGGAAGAGAGAAAAAACCTCCCCATGCTTCTCCGCTCGTTTCATCGTTTTTTAAGCCAAGAGAAGAGAGCTCGTCTTGTCATCTTGGGCGAAGGTCCGGAAAGAGAGAGGCTCTCGGGGTTTATCAAAGATCTCAATCTCGAAGGCAAGGTCTCGATGCCGGGAAAAGTTTCCCGTGAAGCGGTGCGCAAGCATTTAATGGAGAGCCGGGCGTTTCTTTTTTCTTCTGACAGCGAATCCTTTGGTGTTGCCTTGATAGAAGCAATGGCAGCCGGACTTCCCGTTCTCTCCACAAGGTGCGGAGGCCCGGAAGACATAGTCACCGAGGAGACAGGCATTTTGGTTCCCAAAAGGGATGAAGAGAAGTTTTATGAGGGGTTGCTTCGTCTTATTCGGGGCAACTATGACCCGCAGTCGATCCACAAAATAGCAAAAAGCCGTTTTCATTCCGCAGCAATAGCCTCACGCTACCTTGCTTTGTACCGGGAGGTTTTGGCGCGATGA
- a CDS encoding lysylphosphatidylglycerol synthase transmembrane domain-containing protein — protein MEFLYKTTALIKRFLMSRLCMGLLMTLTAVGYLALALSNGMDALTEGIREVGITNILLLSALSFLSWFVRFGRWRMFFSHLELSVPMRDDLAIYFAGFSMTMTPAKSGEAVRSLFLAKHGISYKESLAVLVAERFSDFASLAFLALSGLFLFPKAKEAVAIIVLFLALVFLLLRFRLDRLFIHFFYRSAESENKEQDKSSFQACTKKLLDFKIFLGGLILGCVAWGVEGVSLFVILQSLGEGISLLQSVFAFSFSLLIGAVTLLPGGVGGTEASLYEILTHFGAVESAASLATILIRLLTLWLSIAVGSIAAHFVTK, from the coding sequence ATGGAATTTCTCTATAAAACGACTGCTCTCATCAAAAGATTTCTGATGAGCCGCCTCTGCATGGGGCTTTTAATGACTCTGACGGCCGTTGGCTACTTGGCGCTGGCCCTCTCCAACGGGATGGATGCCTTGACAGAAGGCATCAGGGAGGTGGGCATCACCAATATTTTGCTCCTCTCCGCTCTCTCCTTCCTCTCGTGGTTCGTCCGTTTTGGGCGATGGCGCATGTTTTTTAGCCATTTGGAACTCTCTGTTCCCATGCGGGATGATCTTGCGATCTACTTTGCCGGATTTTCCATGACGATGACTCCTGCCAAGTCAGGAGAGGCTGTCCGTTCTTTGTTTCTTGCCAAGCACGGCATCTCCTATAAGGAGAGCCTGGCAGTGCTTGTCGCTGAACGCTTCTCGGACTTTGCCTCGCTAGCCTTCCTCGCACTCTCAGGCCTCTTTCTATTTCCCAAGGCCAAGGAAGCGGTTGCCATTATAGTCCTCTTTTTAGCGCTTGTGTTTCTTCTCTTGCGCTTTCGCCTCGATCGCCTTTTTATCCACTTCTTTTACAGAAGCGCTGAATCTGAGAACAAAGAACAAGACAAAAGCTCATTTCAGGCTTGTACCAAGAAGCTGCTCGACTTTAAAATATTTCTCGGGGGGTTGATTCTCGGATGTGTCGCCTGGGGAGTGGAAGGGGTTTCTCTCTTTGTTATCCTTCAATCTTTAGGTGAGGGCATCTCCCTCTTACAATCGGTATTCGCCTTTTCCTTCAGCCTTCTGATCGGCGCAGTCACTCTGCTTCCGGGAGGTGTGGGCGGAACGGAAGCCTCCCTCTACGAAATCCTCACCCATTTTGGAGCCGTCGAATCGGCCGCCTCTTTAGCGACGATTTTGATCCGTCTGCTCACACTGTGGCTGTCGATTGCTGTAGGATCAATCGCCGCTCATTTTGTGACAAAATAG
- a CDS encoding lipopolysaccharide biosynthesis protein, translating to MTPSPSKGLLKDTVLYSMGQILPRMIAFLLLPILSRYLTAEDYGALGMLAILSLVATSIATLGLNWSLAKGYFSTNDRSVRDGLIWSSFLTIMAYNAALFLAVYLGRETLSYLLLGKPEYGLLVVVAFLSVSLSGLLIPFTSYLKFEQKAGTVVLLAVFEVLSSSFLTLYFVIGKGLGPLGPLLGQLFAQALLLPLFLAIALARVQLTLSFGTEFRASLAAGLPFMMSFVGSFLLQSGTRLSLVETRGFEEGGIFFVSQNCSKILELLVMGMMTAWFPAIARIIQNDQETVQAVRKMTRAYLTIISIPVAAACFFAKPLMTVLVPSPLSEGWRAIGLLTLAQAVYGFYAIHQPLFVLKKKSVWQVSLEAIFGVVALFMAYPLSYFLGFVGAAAAQFLACLFLSSGAVVFLRRRLHLQYETGRLFKVLTALCFVFVLSLFQPDYLPYQFFNAFIGVILYLIYLWHRILETDEKEQVKNMMARFVTREA from the coding sequence ATGACACCCTCTCCTTCAAAGGGACTTCTCAAAGATACCGTGCTCTATAGCATGGGACAAATCCTTCCCCGTATGATCGCCTTTTTGCTTCTTCCGATCCTTTCAAGGTACTTGACGGCGGAAGATTACGGCGCGCTCGGTATGCTGGCCATTTTGAGCTTGGTTGCAACTTCGATTGCAACGCTGGGGCTTAACTGGTCATTGGCCAAGGGGTACTTCAGCACGAATGACAGGTCGGTTCGCGACGGACTCATCTGGTCTTCTTTCTTAACGATTATGGCCTATAACGCCGCTCTTTTTCTCGCTGTCTATCTAGGAAGAGAGACGCTCTCCTATCTTCTCTTGGGAAAGCCGGAGTATGGTCTGCTGGTGGTTGTCGCTTTCCTTTCTGTTTCTCTCTCCGGTCTCTTGATTCCCTTTACTTCGTATCTTAAATTTGAACAGAAAGCCGGAACCGTAGTCCTTTTGGCTGTCTTTGAAGTTTTGTCCTCCTCGTTTTTGACTCTCTATTTTGTGATCGGCAAAGGTCTGGGCCCTTTAGGACCTCTTCTTGGCCAGCTTTTTGCGCAGGCGCTGCTCCTGCCTCTGTTTTTGGCTATTGCACTTGCAAGAGTTCAGCTCACTCTCTCCTTTGGGACAGAATTTAGAGCCTCGCTTGCTGCCGGTCTTCCTTTCATGATGTCTTTTGTTGGCTCATTTCTCCTGCAGTCAGGAACTAGGCTTTCACTCGTCGAGACGAGAGGGTTTGAAGAGGGCGGAATCTTCTTTGTCAGCCAAAATTGCTCGAAGATTCTAGAGCTACTCGTCATGGGTATGATGACCGCATGGTTTCCTGCCATCGCCCGAATTATCCAGAATGATCAGGAGACTGTGCAGGCAGTTCGCAAGATGACAAGAGCTTACCTGACCATCATTTCCATCCCCGTCGCTGCGGCCTGTTTTTTTGCCAAGCCCCTGATGACTGTTTTGGTGCCAAGCCCGCTATCAGAAGGGTGGAGAGCGATCGGTTTGTTGACTCTTGCGCAAGCGGTATATGGCTTTTATGCCATCCACCAACCTCTTTTTGTTCTTAAGAAAAAAAGCGTTTGGCAAGTCTCTCTCGAGGCTATTTTTGGAGTGGTCGCGCTCTTTATGGCCTACCCATTATCCTATTTTTTAGGATTTGTCGGAGCGGCGGCAGCGCAGTTTCTGGCCTGTCTTTTCCTCTCAAGCGGAGCCGTTGTTTTTCTGAGGCGTCGGCTGCATCTTCAGTATGAGACGGGTCGTCTTTTTAAGGTGTTGACAGCTCTTTGCTTTGTCTTTGTGCTTTCTCTTTTTCAACCGGACTATCTTCCCTACCAGTTTTTCAATGCCTTCATTGGAGTGATTCTCTATCTGATCTATTTGTGGCACCGTATCTTAGAGACCGATGAAAAAGAGCAGGTGAAAAACATGATGGCTCGCTTTGTCACTAGAGAAGCTTAG
- a CDS encoding glycosyltransferase has protein sequence MSYIDRRRTIKNLLVFIFFALCFPSGLLPHEATICLNMIVKDEKAVIERCLASVKPLINYWVIVDTGSTDGTQELIQKIMADIPGELHERKWVNFGHNRNEALQLAKDKGDYVLIIDADETLVYESSFKLPSLTKDFYYIETRLSGTKYGRTQLIRNSLKWEWRGVLHEALYSNEAKSSSTFAGLANIPRNDGARSKDPDKFKKDALLLEEALQKEPGNTRYAFYLAQSYRDAGDDEKALAAYENRLLMGGWKSEIFWSLLQVALLKERLNRPPEEVVAAFKKAYLYQPSRAEPLYRLANYQRRQENWKEAYEAAALGLNIKESKDLLFVESWIYDYGLLLEFSIASYWVGMYHESKLSSEMLLAKSSLPAHVRDRIKKNLVWINGKLDELVQRTKQRYREESIESPAALRALP, from the coding sequence GTGTCTTATATAGACAGGAGAAGAACCATCAAAAATCTGCTTGTTTTTATCTTCTTTGCTCTCTGCTTCCCATCGGGTCTGCTGCCTCATGAGGCTACCATCTGCCTGAACATGATTGTCAAGGATGAGAAGGCGGTGATCGAGCGCTGTCTCGCCTCCGTAAAACCGTTGATTAATTACTGGGTGATCGTAGATACCGGCTCAACGGATGGAACACAGGAGCTGATCCAGAAGATCATGGCAGACATCCCGGGGGAGCTTCACGAGAGGAAATGGGTAAACTTCGGCCATAACCGCAACGAAGCCCTGCAGCTTGCCAAAGACAAGGGCGACTATGTTTTAATCATCGATGCCGATGAGACGCTCGTGTATGAATCGTCATTCAAACTCCCGTCGCTTACCAAAGATTTCTACTATATAGAGACTCGGCTGTCCGGGACAAAATATGGACGCACACAGCTGATTAGAAATAGTTTGAAGTGGGAATGGAGAGGGGTGCTTCATGAGGCCCTTTACTCGAACGAGGCCAAAAGCTCCTCGACGTTTGCGGGGCTTGCCAACATCCCAAGAAACGACGGGGCGCGCTCGAAAGATCCTGATAAATTCAAAAAAGATGCGCTCCTTCTTGAGGAAGCGCTCCAAAAAGAGCCCGGTAACACGCGCTATGCTTTCTACCTAGCTCAAAGCTACCGCGACGCCGGTGATGATGAAAAAGCGCTTGCTGCCTACGAAAATCGCCTCTTGATGGGCGGATGGAAGTCGGAGATTTTTTGGTCCCTTTTGCAGGTCGCACTCTTGAAAGAGAGGCTGAATAGACCTCCAGAAGAGGTGGTCGCTGCATTCAAAAAGGCCTATCTCTATCAACCCTCAAGAGCTGAACCACTCTACAGACTAGCTAATTATCAGCGCAGGCAGGAAAACTGGAAGGAGGCATATGAGGCGGCAGCGCTCGGCTTAAACATCAAGGAGTCGAAAGATCTGCTTTTTGTGGAGAGTTGGATTTACGATTATGGCCTTTTGCTTGAGTTTTCGATCGCCTCCTACTGGGTCGGAATGTATCACGAATCCAAACTCTCATCCGAGATGCTTCTTGCCAAGAGTTCTCTGCCGGCACATGTCCGCGACCGCATCAAGAAAAATCTCGTGTGGATTAACGGTAAATTAGACGAGCTGGTCCAACGAACTAAGCAACGCTACAGGGAAGAGTCAATCGAGTCTCCGGCAGCTTTGCGGGCTTTGCCTTAA
- a CDS encoding polysaccharide deacetylase family protein, whose product MLLTEDQKALTLEEALALEAFCSFVGLSADLKHLLRPIPVTLREMLFRKEEFQPQEVDQWGNFEYAYSQNAKKGLLWSAEVDRFAKEERVRLTNEGVKLEPLWPKGFRFALVLTHDVDHLDIRETTPLLFRSLKKAALAEDLDSTSRLKLIAKSAAKGLLRKPKRVHDMTGTLEASVRIENKFGVKSSYFFTVFPLTKVSRYDCLYQTKDRVFFEGKSAKLSDVICKLKDAGFDIGLHGSYFSAVEPHLLKEQKERLEHELKMPIVTARQHWLHFKMPLTPSLIADAGITADTTLGYNRNVGYRAGTGYPFFFYDYERQKKISLLEVPMILQDGALIGSNALEYSPKGSLEIVKRFIDDAESLEGCLTLLFHPDIFLKSGMEDLYENIIRYALQKGAWVTDLKSVSSHWEKRLKKLEGRH is encoded by the coding sequence ATGCTGTTAACTGAAGATCAAAAAGCCCTCACTTTGGAAGAGGCTCTGGCGCTGGAAGCCTTCTGCTCCTTCGTCGGACTATCCGCCGACCTGAAACACCTTTTAAGACCCATACCCGTCACACTGCGGGAGATGCTGTTTAGAAAAGAGGAGTTTCAGCCGCAGGAAGTCGATCAGTGGGGCAACTTTGAATATGCCTACTCGCAAAACGCAAAAAAGGGTCTCCTGTGGTCTGCGGAAGTGGACCGATTTGCCAAGGAAGAGAGGGTTCGTCTTACAAACGAGGGAGTAAAACTGGAGCCTCTTTGGCCAAAAGGATTCCGCTTCGCCCTGGTTCTCACACACGATGTCGATCATTTAGACATCAGAGAAACCACTCCCTTGCTGTTTCGCTCCTTAAAAAAAGCGGCGCTGGCAGAAGATCTCGATTCAACCTCGCGGCTGAAACTCATAGCGAAGAGTGCCGCCAAGGGCCTCTTAAGAAAGCCGAAAAGGGTGCACGACATGACCGGAACGCTTGAGGCTTCGGTCCGCATCGAAAATAAATTCGGAGTGAAATCTTCCTACTTCTTTACCGTCTTCCCGTTGACCAAAGTCAGCCGCTACGACTGCCTTTACCAGACAAAAGACAGGGTATTCTTTGAAGGAAAATCCGCGAAGCTATCCGATGTCATCTGCAAATTGAAAGATGCAGGATTTGACATTGGCCTGCACGGCAGCTATTTTTCGGCAGTGGAACCGCACCTCCTGAAAGAGCAGAAAGAGCGGCTCGAGCATGAACTCAAAATGCCCATCGTCACAGCCCGCCAGCACTGGCTGCACTTTAAAATGCCCCTCACTCCCTCTTTGATCGCGGATGCCGGCATCACCGCCGACACTACATTGGGGTACAACAGAAACGTCGGCTATCGCGCTGGAACAGGCTACCCGTTTTTCTTTTATGATTACGAGAGGCAAAAGAAGATTTCCCTGCTTGAAGTGCCGATGATCTTGCAAGATGGAGCTTTGATCGGCAGCAACGCTCTTGAGTACTCTCCTAAGGGATCGTTAGAAATCGTAAAGCGCTTCATCGATGACGCGGAAAGTTTGGAGGGATGCTTAACCCTTCTTTTCCATCCCGATATCTTCTTGAAATCCGGGATGGAAGATCTCTATGAAAACATCATCCGCTACGCCCTTCAGAAAGGAGCATGGGTTACGGACTTGAAGAGCGTCAGCAGCCACTGGGAAAAACGTCTTAAAAAGCTTGAAGGAAGGCATTGA
- a CDS encoding ATP-grasp domain-containing protein has product MRIAVTDASYKHAMALAHYLRRFDPSFKVTGITRSLPRFSSLYSGVYDQLLVADLKDLLEMDSFDLIIPVGDASVKLLSDLECKQAILPPKESLAIALSKRESMKLAESLGIPAPKTYPFQSAEELKSYSGPFPVVVKASLEAGRNIVHYVDDLENLKKAYLSVQNDPSQKMAPPLVQELVQGAGLGFFAFYQSGELKRFYMHRRIREYPLTGGSATAAKTYYHQKAFDAGKKLLDTLQWNGPCMVEFKHDEKTDEIKLIEINPKLWGSLELGLAAGLNFGEYLVRAFRGEELHPQLQKSYPDLHFYWPFEGDLFGIFAGANFSCLADYFQKGYQTNIKTNGMTLSFLRLAADIKRKLR; this is encoded by the coding sequence ATGCGAATTGCCGTAACGGATGCCTCCTACAAACATGCGATGGCTCTCGCACATTACCTGAGGCGTTTCGATCCCTCTTTCAAGGTTACAGGAATCACTCGGTCGCTCCCGCGCTTCTCTTCGCTCTACTCCGGTGTCTACGACCAACTCCTTGTCGCTGATTTGAAAGATCTGCTTGAAATGGACTCATTCGATCTGATTATCCCTGTCGGCGACGCATCAGTAAAACTGCTCTCCGATCTTGAATGCAAACAGGCTATCTTGCCACCCAAGGAATCGCTTGCCATCGCCCTCTCAAAGAGAGAGTCGATGAAGCTTGCCGAATCTTTAGGTATCCCCGCACCCAAAACTTACCCCTTTCAAAGTGCCGAGGAATTAAAATCCTATAGCGGACCCTTTCCGGTGGTCGTGAAGGCAAGCCTGGAGGCGGGAAGGAATATTGTTCATTATGTCGATGACTTGGAAAACCTAAAAAAAGCCTATCTCTCGGTGCAAAACGATCCCTCCCAGAAGATGGCACCGCCTCTTGTTCAAGAGCTCGTGCAAGGAGCAGGGCTTGGCTTTTTTGCTTTTTATCAATCAGGAGAGTTGAAACGGTTCTACATGCACCGGCGCATCCGCGAATACCCCCTGACCGGAGGTTCTGCAACAGCGGCCAAGACCTATTATCATCAAAAAGCGTTTGACGCGGGAAAGAAGCTTCTCGACACCCTTCAGTGGAACGGTCCTTGCATGGTGGAGTTCAAGCACGATGAGAAGACGGACGAGATCAAATTGATCGAGATCAATCCTAAACTGTGGGGATCGCTTGAGCTTGGCCTTGCGGCCGGTCTGAATTTTGGAGAATATCTTGTCAGGGCATTTCGAGGAGAAGAGCTTCATCCCCAACTCCAAAAGAGCTATCCTGATTTACACTTCTATTGGCCTTTTGAGGGGGACCTCTTTGGCATTTTTGCAGGGGCCAATTTCTCTTGCCTTGCAGACTATTTTCAAAAGGGGTATCAGACAAATATCAAAACGAACGGGATGACACTCAGCTTCCTCAGGCTGGCTGCGGACATCAAAAGGAAATTGCGATGA
- the asnB gene encoding asparagine synthase (glutamine-hydrolyzing), which translates to MCGIAALFSQKEKRCLKAIVPMTRVVAHRGPDGEGYAFFPDFESGTAKETPSLIALGHRRLSILDLSSAGNQPMANEEGKIWITYNGEIYNYLEIRRELEAEGVCFTTKTDTEVLLKAYDHYGIDFLHKLNGMFSFVLVDLKRKKAYACRDRFGVKPLYYYVTSEGLLAFASEIKQFHSLPGWKANLNHQRAFDFLSFALFDHTGETLFNGVHQVRGGHFAEISLSEGSRLEIRRWYRLPHEPLHISYEDAKQRCFEILQDAVRIRLRSDVEVGACLSGGIDSSAIVCLAAKLLKEVGPLRPKTFSARSVDPLLDEYPFMGAVEKEAGSEGFYVTPDEDGLLREFDKLLWHQDEPFGTSSVFAQWKLFSKVKDEKVKVMLDGQGADEQLGGYFEFYGIFLRQLASEGKLLQLMQEIQRARAVNPSLNPIKSLIKNFIPAKLKNQLYYAMNKPSLKAPWIDFKRLHCELVNPLDPRAKRSFRSYAEEMLLSANLPMLLHYEDRNSMAHSVESRTPFLDYRFVEFIINLPPAFLIRGGLTKAILRDAMGGVVPKKILERKDKIAFATDEKRWLGGRHKGLFMKAIKESVFETRLFNASLIPKAERILEGKERFSFLPFRVIAFSQWLKANRLSV; encoded by the coding sequence ATGTGTGGAATAGCGGCACTGTTCAGCCAAAAAGAGAAACGATGTTTAAAGGCGATCGTTCCAATGACGCGCGTCGTTGCCCATAGGGGCCCTGACGGGGAAGGGTATGCCTTTTTTCCTGATTTCGAAAGTGGGACGGCAAAAGAGACTCCCTCCTTGATCGCCCTGGGGCACCGCCGTCTTTCCATTCTCGATCTCTCCTCCGCCGGCAACCAGCCTATGGCTAATGAAGAGGGGAAGATCTGGATTACCTATAACGGCGAGATCTATAACTACCTCGAAATTAGGAGAGAGTTGGAAGCGGAGGGAGTTTGCTTCACTACTAAAACCGACACCGAAGTCCTCCTGAAGGCATACGATCACTATGGCATCGACTTTCTCCATAAACTCAATGGCATGTTTTCCTTTGTCTTGGTCGATTTGAAAAGAAAAAAGGCCTATGCCTGCCGTGATCGCTTTGGAGTGAAGCCGCTCTATTACTATGTTACAAGCGAAGGATTATTGGCCTTCGCGTCGGAGATCAAGCAGTTTCACTCCTTGCCCGGCTGGAAAGCCAACCTCAACCACCAGCGGGCTTTTGATTTTCTGAGCTTCGCTCTCTTTGACCATACCGGAGAGACTCTTTTCAACGGGGTGCATCAGGTGCGGGGAGGCCATTTTGCAGAGATTTCCTTGAGTGAAGGAAGTCGATTGGAGATAAGGCGCTGGTACCGCCTTCCACACGAGCCGCTTCACATCAGTTATGAGGATGCCAAGCAGCGCTGCTTTGAAATTTTGCAGGATGCGGTCCGCATCCGGCTGCGGTCTGATGTGGAAGTCGGGGCTTGCCTCTCCGGGGGAATAGATTCTTCCGCGATTGTTTGCCTTGCAGCGAAGCTGCTGAAAGAAGTGGGCCCTTTGCGTCCGAAAACCTTTTCAGCCAGGTCAGTCGACCCGTTGCTCGATGAGTATCCCTTCATGGGCGCCGTTGAGAAGGAGGCTGGGTCGGAGGGTTTTTATGTCACACCTGACGAAGACGGCCTTTTGCGTGAATTTGACAAGCTGCTTTGGCATCAGGACGAACCCTTCGGAACGAGCAGCGTCTTTGCCCAGTGGAAGCTTTTTTCTAAGGTGAAAGACGAAAAAGTTAAGGTCATGCTAGATGGTCAGGGTGCCGATGAGCAGTTGGGTGGGTATTTTGAGTTCTATGGCATTTTTTTAAGGCAGCTGGCTTCTGAGGGAAAACTTTTGCAGTTGATGCAAGAAATTCAGCGGGCAAGAGCTGTCAATCCCTCTCTCAACCCCATCAAGTCGCTGATTAAGAATTTTATTCCCGCCAAGTTAAAAAATCAGCTCTATTATGCGATGAATAAACCCTCTTTAAAAGCCCCCTGGATCGATTTTAAGAGATTGCATTGCGAGTTGGTGAACCCGCTTGATCCAAGAGCAAAGAGGTCATTTCGATCCTACGCTGAGGAGATGCTTCTTTCAGCCAATCTTCCTATGCTTTTGCACTACGAAGACAGAAATTCCATGGCCCACTCGGTTGAATCGAGGACTCCCTTTCTGGATTACCGCTTCGTCGAGTTCATCATCAATCTGCCGCCGGCATTCCTCATCCGCGGTGGCTTGACGAAAGCTATTCTCAGGGATGCCATGGGGGGAGTGGTACCGAAGAAAATTTTGGAGAGAAAAGATAAGATCGCCTTTGCGACCGACGAGAAGAGGTGGCTTGGCGGGCGCCATAAAGGGCTATTCATGAAGGCCATCAAGGAATCGGTCTTTGAAACACGCCTTTTTAACGCCTCCTTGATCCCTAAGGCTGAGAGAATCTTGGAGGGAAAGGAGCGTTTTAGCTTTCTTCCCTTCCGGGTGATTGCGTTTAGTCAATGGCTCAAGGCTAATCGTTTGTCTGTGTAG
- a CDS encoding PHP domain-containing protein, with amino-acid sequence MRGIFHLHTRHSFDSMTSPAKIVDVAIKNKLDLLLIADHDTLAGSIEAKEIAREKNPNLQVPIAGEFFTDVGDIIVADVPVDFAPSFDHKDLCKRAKKAGGFTVLPHPLDGHHLEKIDFTCIDCIEIFNSRSRPEHDVLSKELAQRHQKPVIYGADAHFSQDLLNCLFEWEGPLLSPSFMKPIRLVKTPSYRKSLSQAIKGIKQKDPALFARSLIRALKKASSSSH; translated from the coding sequence ATGAGAGGGATCTTTCACTTACACACCCGCCACTCCTTTGACTCAATGACTTCACCTGCCAAAATCGTGGATGTGGCGATCAAAAACAAACTTGATCTTCTGCTGATTGCAGATCACGACACTTTGGCCGGTTCCATAGAAGCAAAAGAGATCGCCCGAGAGAAAAACCCTAATCTGCAAGTGCCGATCGCAGGGGAATTCTTCACCGATGTCGGGGATATCATCGTCGCCGACGTACCTGTTGATTTTGCCCCCTCTTTTGACCACAAAGACCTTTGCAAGCGCGCCAAAAAAGCGGGAGGGTTCACGGTCTTGCCCCATCCCCTAGACGGTCATCATCTGGAAAAGATCGATTTTACCTGCATCGATTGCATCGAGATCTTCAACTCTCGTTCCAGGCCCGAACACGACGTTCTCTCCAAAGAACTTGCTCAGCGGCATCAAAAGCCGGTGATTTATGGGGCCGATGCCCACTTTTCCCAAGACCTGCTCAACTGCCTCTTTGAGTGGGAAGGCCCGCTCCTCAGCCCCTCTTTCATGAAGCCTATTCGCTTGGTTAAAACTCCGTCCTACAGGAAAAGTCTTTCCCAGGCGATCAAAGGAATCAAGCAGAAAGATCCCGCCCTTTTTGCGCGCAGCCTGATTCGAGCTTTGAAAAAAGCGAGCAGCTCATCTCATTGA